In the Sulfurovum sp. UBA12169 genome, AGCGTATCTCTCCATCTTTCTCCGTATCTCTCATAAGCACCCTCCAAAACATCAGACAAAAGTTTGGCATTGAGTTTTGAAATTCGCGACAGACCGCTCCCGTTATCGATTTGTAAAACTTCGCTTTGTAAAGTTTTTTTGTTTTTCAAGATAGTCACAATGGCGCTTCTTCCTTTGCTCAGCGTAGCAGGAGCACCGTACATTTTTGCGCCAAGCAAAAGCAAAAGATGGCGAGCATAAAGGTTGTTGCTGTCTTTTGCCGTAGTTGAAACGATCTCTTCAAGGGGTTGCGAATAATGAGTAAAAAGGATATGGGCGGAGGAGGGGACTTTTTCTAGCTTAAGACCCCCCTGCACTTTAATTCCCGCCTTCAAAAGAGCATCTTTTAGTGCATAATAAAATGATTTGTACGGTTTTGTAATTACTTGTGAAATCCTGCGTTCTCCGCATCGTTGAGATATTTTTCCCTGCAGCAAAACAGAAGGGACTGTTTCAGTTTTGTCTATTTTAACAATCGGCCATGAATATCTGCCTTCGCATGGCACATTGATTCGCTGCAAACGATTGACAATCTTATAGCTGCGGTCAACGCTTTTTTGGATTACGCTGTTTTTATTCGGCGCTACGCAAATGGTGCTTATGCGCTCGTTAAACATCATGGCATCCGGCATTGCATTATAAGGACTGTATATATTCTCGTCAAATCCGGAATTGTCTTTATTTCCTACTTTGAAATAACTGCGATCTATAAGAATGCTTCCTCCGATCTTTCGTATCCCTTTTTTGTTTATCTCATTAATGATCTCAGGCAAATCATCTGAAGAAAGGGTTGGGTCGCCAAAGCCTTTTACTATCAAATCCCCATGCAAAACTCCGTTCTTAAGAATGCCTGTGGTATAAAATTGTGTAGGCCAACGGTAATCAAATCCCAAACTTAAAATAGACGCATAAGTTGTTACCACCTTGATAACAGAGGCAGGCGTCATGGCTTTATGGGCATTATAAGAAGCAATGACATCACCCCCCACCTCTTTAATATAAACACTTACTTCATTTTTTGCAATGCCTGATTTGTTTATCTGCTGCTGCACTTCAAGAGGAAGTGTTGCATGCAAACAAAACGTGATTGCCAAGTAGATAACGATATGCTTCAATTTCTTTCCTTATAAGCCATTGCCAGTCCTCACATTGCTTCTTATAGAACAATTCTTGGTGTCCGATATTTAAGCACATAAATCCTTTTTTGCCTTTGTCAAAGCATTTTCAGGATCCGGCGTTTTTTCTATGGACAACACTATTTAAAAGTCCGCTTTCTCTTTGGCACTTTC is a window encoding:
- the dacB gene encoding D-alanyl-D-alanine carboxypeptidase/D-alanyl-D-alanine-endopeptidase; this encodes MKHIVIYLAITFCLHATLPLEVQQQINKSGIAKNEVSVYIKEVGGDVIASYNAHKAMTPASVIKVVTTYASILSLGFDYRWPTQFYTTGILKNGVLHGDLIVKGFGDPTLSSDDLPEIINEINKKGIRKIGGSILIDRSYFKVGNKDNSGFDENIYSPYNAMPDAMMFNERISTICVAPNKNSVIQKSVDRSYKIVNRLQRINVPCEGRYSWPIVKIDKTETVPSVLLQGKISQRCGERRISQVITKPYKSFYYALKDALLKAGIKVQGGLKLEKVPSSAHILFTHYSQPLEEIVSTTAKDSNNLYARHLLLLLGAKMYGAPATLSKGRSAIVTILKNKKTLQSEVLQIDNGSGLSRISKLNAKLLSDVLEGAYERYGERWRDTLSVAGVDGTIKRRFGGTIVSKHAWMKTGTLKRVKNIAGYVKNRAGKLYNVVILVNSNKGNWRANQLQNEIIQWLAKGTSKPKAAPQRISEKYVQKNIQPAAPINIPQGYGVQVGSFAQTPKAAYLARIKKAGFSYRVLHQSIYRVIVGPYGDESSAKRALGDIRQKINRGAFIVKL